A genomic window from Glycine soja cultivar W05 chromosome 10, ASM419377v2, whole genome shotgun sequence includes:
- the LOC114372527 gene encoding uncharacterized protein LOC114372527 isoform X1: MGCFFGCFGSSKHRNHKHKVQRNDSSNSKQEQHSVSLVHGCSTNAINPIPQLQDESEEQLSVSSRKKVTFDSNVKTYEPVLADEVVERKNEQALAQPKSSSSEDSSVTSTGSNPPNHRYQNCRDSDDEEEEIDYGDSDLSDGDEDDDDAIKEECNEVSEDFGEDGIVATTVSDDHVFVEEEVSVKSIGSNPNVRDRSAYVHPVLNPVENLTQWKVLKAKRTPIRPQKENDFGVGVKGSPFSLNYSESDTPKKLNREIRVDASLSNWLVSPETTPVISKAGSVASFAGTPDRSTSQGSYSVISHEDRPILGALTLEEIKQFSATSSPRKSPSRSPDEMPIIGTVGTYWNAAGSAEDPGSVSSFKGIPNSTSKYREDKRVNWHSTPFETRLEKALNRGASSAYVPRVF; encoded by the exons ATGGGTTGCTTTTTCGGTTGTTTTGGTTCCTCCAAACATAGAAACCACAAGCACAAGGTTCAA agaaATGATAGTAGCAATAGCAAGCAAGAGCAACATAGTGTCTCTTTGGTTCATGGTTGCTCCACAAATGCTATTAACCCTATACCCCAACTCCA GGATGAAAGTGAGGAGCAACTAAGTGTTAGCAGCAGAAAGAAAGTGACATTTGATTCCAATGTGAAGACCTATGAGCCTGTTTTAGCGGATGAAGTTGTGGAGAGGAAAAATGAGCAAGCTTTGGCCCAACCAAAGTCATCTTCCTCTGAAGATAGTTCTGTGACTTCAACGGGGTCGAACCCTCCCAACCATAGGTACCAGAATTGCCGCGACAGTGACGATGAGGAGGAAGAGATTGATTATGGAGACAGTGATCTTAGTGATGGTGatgaggatgatgatgatgccATCAAAGAAGAATGCAATGAAGTGAGTGAGGACTTTGGGGAAGATGGCATAGTGGCAACTACTGTTTCTGATGATCATGTGTTTGTTGAAGAAGAGGTTAGTGTGAAGTCCATTGGGTCCAACCCTAATGTGAGAGACAGAAGTGCTTATGTTCATCCTGTGCTGAATCCAGTGGAGAATCTCACTCAGTGGAAAGTTCTTAAGGCTAAGAGAACACCAATAAGGCCTCAGAAAGAGAATGATTTTGGGGTTGGTGTCAAAGGATCACCTTTCAGCTTGAATTATTCCGAAAGCGACACACCGAAGAAGTTGAACCGGGAGATCCGAGTTGATGCCAGCCTGTCAAATTGGTTGGTCTCACCAGAAACTACACCTGTTATTAGCAAGGCTGGCTCAGTGGCATCCTTTGCTGGTACCCCTGATAGGAGCACCTCACAGGGTTCATATTCTGTGATAAGTCATGAAGATAGGCCCATTTTAGGGGCATTGACATTGGAAGAGATCAAACAGTTCTCGGCTACTTCGTCTCCACGGAAGTCACCAAGTAGGAGTCCAGATGAGATGCCTATTATTGGCACTGTTGGAACCTACTGGAATGCTGCAGGCTCTGCTGAGGATCCTGGCTCAGTCTCTTCCTTTAAAGGAATTCCGAACTCAACAAGCAAGTACAGAGAG GATAAGAGAGTGAATTGGCACTCAACCCCTTTTGAGACAAGATTAGAGAAGGCTTTGAATAGAGGTGCTTCTTCTGCTTATGTTCCTCGTGTATTTTAG
- the LOC114372527 gene encoding uncharacterized protein LOC114372527 isoform X2, with protein sequence MGCFFGCFGSSKHRNHKHKRNDSSNSKQEQHSVSLVHGCSTNAINPIPQLQDESEEQLSVSSRKKVTFDSNVKTYEPVLADEVVERKNEQALAQPKSSSSEDSSVTSTGSNPPNHRYQNCRDSDDEEEEIDYGDSDLSDGDEDDDDAIKEECNEVSEDFGEDGIVATTVSDDHVFVEEEVSVKSIGSNPNVRDRSAYVHPVLNPVENLTQWKVLKAKRTPIRPQKENDFGVGVKGSPFSLNYSESDTPKKLNREIRVDASLSNWLVSPETTPVISKAGSVASFAGTPDRSTSQGSYSVISHEDRPILGALTLEEIKQFSATSSPRKSPSRSPDEMPIIGTVGTYWNAAGSAEDPGSVSSFKGIPNSTSKYREDKRVNWHSTPFETRLEKALNRGASSAYVPRVF encoded by the exons ATGGGTTGCTTTTTCGGTTGTTTTGGTTCCTCCAAACATAGAAACCACAAGCACAAG agaaATGATAGTAGCAATAGCAAGCAAGAGCAACATAGTGTCTCTTTGGTTCATGGTTGCTCCACAAATGCTATTAACCCTATACCCCAACTCCA GGATGAAAGTGAGGAGCAACTAAGTGTTAGCAGCAGAAAGAAAGTGACATTTGATTCCAATGTGAAGACCTATGAGCCTGTTTTAGCGGATGAAGTTGTGGAGAGGAAAAATGAGCAAGCTTTGGCCCAACCAAAGTCATCTTCCTCTGAAGATAGTTCTGTGACTTCAACGGGGTCGAACCCTCCCAACCATAGGTACCAGAATTGCCGCGACAGTGACGATGAGGAGGAAGAGATTGATTATGGAGACAGTGATCTTAGTGATGGTGatgaggatgatgatgatgccATCAAAGAAGAATGCAATGAAGTGAGTGAGGACTTTGGGGAAGATGGCATAGTGGCAACTACTGTTTCTGATGATCATGTGTTTGTTGAAGAAGAGGTTAGTGTGAAGTCCATTGGGTCCAACCCTAATGTGAGAGACAGAAGTGCTTATGTTCATCCTGTGCTGAATCCAGTGGAGAATCTCACTCAGTGGAAAGTTCTTAAGGCTAAGAGAACACCAATAAGGCCTCAGAAAGAGAATGATTTTGGGGTTGGTGTCAAAGGATCACCTTTCAGCTTGAATTATTCCGAAAGCGACACACCGAAGAAGTTGAACCGGGAGATCCGAGTTGATGCCAGCCTGTCAAATTGGTTGGTCTCACCAGAAACTACACCTGTTATTAGCAAGGCTGGCTCAGTGGCATCCTTTGCTGGTACCCCTGATAGGAGCACCTCACAGGGTTCATATTCTGTGATAAGTCATGAAGATAGGCCCATTTTAGGGGCATTGACATTGGAAGAGATCAAACAGTTCTCGGCTACTTCGTCTCCACGGAAGTCACCAAGTAGGAGTCCAGATGAGATGCCTATTATTGGCACTGTTGGAACCTACTGGAATGCTGCAGGCTCTGCTGAGGATCCTGGCTCAGTCTCTTCCTTTAAAGGAATTCCGAACTCAACAAGCAAGTACAGAGAG GATAAGAGAGTGAATTGGCACTCAACCCCTTTTGAGACAAGATTAGAGAAGGCTTTGAATAGAGGTGCTTCTTCTGCTTATGTTCCTCGTGTATTTTAG
- the LOC114372527 gene encoding uncharacterized protein LOC114372527 isoform X3, which produces MGCFFGCFGSSKHRNHKHKVQRNDSSNSKQEQHSVSLVHGCSTNAINPIPQLQDESEEQLSVSSRKKVTFDSNVKTYEPVLADEVVERKNEQALAQPKSSSSEDSSVTSTGSNPPNHRYQNCRDSDDEEEEIDYGDSDLSDGDEDDDDAIKEECNEVSEDFGEDGIVATTVSDDHVFVEEEVSVKSIGSNPNVRDRSAYVHPVLNPVENLTQWKVLKAKRTPIRPQKENDFGVGVKGSPFSLNYSESDTPKKLNREIRVDASLSNWLVSPETTPVISKAGSVASFAGTPDRSTSQGSYSVISHEDRPILGALTLEEIKQFSATSSPRKSPSRSPDEMPIIGTVGTYWNAAGSAEDPGSVSSFKGIPNSTSKYREVKMRIRE; this is translated from the exons ATGGGTTGCTTTTTCGGTTGTTTTGGTTCCTCCAAACATAGAAACCACAAGCACAAGGTTCAA agaaATGATAGTAGCAATAGCAAGCAAGAGCAACATAGTGTCTCTTTGGTTCATGGTTGCTCCACAAATGCTATTAACCCTATACCCCAACTCCA GGATGAAAGTGAGGAGCAACTAAGTGTTAGCAGCAGAAAGAAAGTGACATTTGATTCCAATGTGAAGACCTATGAGCCTGTTTTAGCGGATGAAGTTGTGGAGAGGAAAAATGAGCAAGCTTTGGCCCAACCAAAGTCATCTTCCTCTGAAGATAGTTCTGTGACTTCAACGGGGTCGAACCCTCCCAACCATAGGTACCAGAATTGCCGCGACAGTGACGATGAGGAGGAAGAGATTGATTATGGAGACAGTGATCTTAGTGATGGTGatgaggatgatgatgatgccATCAAAGAAGAATGCAATGAAGTGAGTGAGGACTTTGGGGAAGATGGCATAGTGGCAACTACTGTTTCTGATGATCATGTGTTTGTTGAAGAAGAGGTTAGTGTGAAGTCCATTGGGTCCAACCCTAATGTGAGAGACAGAAGTGCTTATGTTCATCCTGTGCTGAATCCAGTGGAGAATCTCACTCAGTGGAAAGTTCTTAAGGCTAAGAGAACACCAATAAGGCCTCAGAAAGAGAATGATTTTGGGGTTGGTGTCAAAGGATCACCTTTCAGCTTGAATTATTCCGAAAGCGACACACCGAAGAAGTTGAACCGGGAGATCCGAGTTGATGCCAGCCTGTCAAATTGGTTGGTCTCACCAGAAACTACACCTGTTATTAGCAAGGCTGGCTCAGTGGCATCCTTTGCTGGTACCCCTGATAGGAGCACCTCACAGGGTTCATATTCTGTGATAAGTCATGAAGATAGGCCCATTTTAGGGGCATTGACATTGGAAGAGATCAAACAGTTCTCGGCTACTTCGTCTCCACGGAAGTCACCAAGTAGGAGTCCAGATGAGATGCCTATTATTGGCACTGTTGGAACCTACTGGAATGCTGCAGGCTCTGCTGAGGATCCTGGCTCAGTCTCTTCCTTTAAAGGAATTCCGAACTCAACAAGCAAGTACAGAGAGGTAAAGATGAG GATAAGAGAGTGA